In a single window of the Ruminococcus albus 7 = DSM 20455 genome:
- a CDS encoding N-acetylmuramoyl-L-alanine amidase family protein encodes MENRYVRDKTRIIARRRNAANMLSALICTAAVGIGFSGHLIYKSYYAVGWHTHSEGTYYISPETHERVTGYQMIDNTCYLFDDEGIILPAGWQKFRGDTYYLGDDGIIQRGTIEIDGVKYYFSTESGIFRTGLVDINGDEYYFDEHGFPGSGFSEDSYFDENGKQRRGWVNVGGIQYYFKNDGKMAVGFYEIDDNVYYFDKDGKMATDWKVIDGKRYLFNEDGVLHHGWIKKDGNYFYADAETGACVTGFFKIEDKTYYFDKRGEMVKNWKEIGGKTYHFSSDGVMTIGWYEEDNTKYYFSEKGVAAKGFNKIGEDYFYFDKNFKMRTGWQTIGGSKYYFGRGGVVANGWLKLESGEFDPITYDPIMLRYYFYPDTHAAAYGWATIGRAASDVKLFKKDMSDLNKFENLSYDKLSALNSDEWMRYDELKEKYKDNTLNKFQKDVYDKFGSDVLGNYYFYSDNTLAYGWITVGDYRFHFDEKTGKKSLGWQIIDGKRYYFGETGAACTGEFNGNDENYVFSSDGVLSDGIVKLDGQIKYKKGDSDWLTDVFHTEGNKTYYFDADGNAAIGWTDINGERYFFNDEGVMHIGVINDDGNVYYLSRDGIVKNKWVTIDSGKMYYFGADGKAYKGWKDINGTEYYFGDDGTLQEGWTTIEEKRYYLEYGVMLRGPIFINGELINLGENGYVTEGWISWSGNKYYNLKGGVSATGWQEIDGKQYYFDAYGVLLTDTVIDGITLGADGSAVIE; translated from the coding sequence TTATATATAAGTCATATTACGCTGTTGGCTGGCATACCCATTCAGAAGGTACTTACTATATATCTCCAGAGACACATGAACGTGTCACAGGCTATCAGATGATCGACAATACCTGTTATCTGTTTGATGATGAAGGCATTATACTCCCGGCAGGATGGCAGAAGTTCCGCGGTGATACCTACTATCTTGGTGATGATGGTATCATACAGCGCGGTACTATCGAGATCGATGGTGTTAAGTACTATTTTTCCACCGAATCAGGTATTTTCAGGACGGGTCTTGTTGATATCAACGGTGATGAGTATTATTTTGATGAACACGGTTTTCCGGGGTCTGGTTTTTCAGAAGATTCGTATTTTGATGAAAATGGTAAACAGCGTCGCGGCTGGGTTAATGTTGGCGGTATTCAGTATTATTTCAAAAACGACGGCAAGATGGCTGTTGGGTTTTATGAAATAGATGATAATGTCTACTATTTTGATAAAGACGGAAAGATGGCTACTGATTGGAAAGTCATTGACGGTAAACGCTATCTATTCAATGAGGATGGTGTTCTTCATCATGGCTGGATCAAAAAGGACGGAAATTACTTTTATGCCGATGCTGAAACCGGAGCTTGTGTTACTGGTTTCTTTAAGATCGAGGATAAGACTTATTATTTTGATAAGCGTGGAGAAATGGTAAAAAACTGGAAAGAGATAGGCGGAAAGACGTATCATTTTTCCAGTGACGGTGTAATGACTATCGGTTGGTATGAGGAAGATAACACCAAGTACTATTTCAGTGAAAAAGGTGTAGCCGCAAAGGGCTTCAATAAAATAGGTGAAGACTACTTCTATTTTGATAAGAATTTCAAGATGAGGACAGGTTGGCAGACAATAGGCGGTTCAAAGTATTATTTCGGACGAGGCGGTGTTGTAGCCAACGGCTGGTTAAAACTTGAAAGCGGTGAGTTTGATCCTATAACCTATGACCCAATAATGCTGAGATACTACTTTTACCCCGATACTCATGCTGCAGCGTACGGATGGGCAACTATAGGTCGTGCTGCGTCTGATGTCAAGCTTTTCAAGAAGGATATGTCTGATTTGAATAAGTTTGAAAATCTATCCTACGATAAACTGTCAGCTCTGAACAGTGATGAATGGATGCGCTATGATGAGCTGAAAGAAAAGTATAAGGATAATACATTAAATAAGTTCCAGAAGGACGTGTATGATAAATTCGGCAGTGATGTGCTTGGCAATTATTATTTTTACAGTGATAACACCCTTGCCTATGGCTGGATAACCGTTGGTGATTATCGTTTCCATTTTGATGAAAAAACAGGCAAGAAGTCGCTTGGCTGGCAGATCATTGACGGTAAACGCTATTACTTTGGTGAAACAGGTGCTGCCTGCACAGGAGAATTCAACGGAAATGATGAAAACTATGTCTTTTCTTCTGACGGTGTCCTTTCTGATGGTATTGTCAAGCTTGACGGTCAGATCAAGTACAAAAAAGGTGATTCGGACTGGCTCACCGATGTTTTCCATACCGAAGGAAATAAGACATATTACTTCGATGCTGACGGAAATGCAGCTATCGGTTGGACGGATATAAACGGAGAACGTTATTTCTTTAATGATGAAGGCGTTATGCATATCGGTGTGATCAACGATGATGGTAATGTTTATTATCTTAGCAGAGATGGTATCGTTAAGAACAAGTGGGTAACGATCGACAGCGGCAAGATGTATTATTTCGGTGCTGACGGAAAGGCATATAAAGGCTGGAAAGATATCAACGGTACAGAATATTATTTCGGTGATGACGGTACCTTGCAGGAAGGCTGGACTACTATCGAAGAAAAGCGTTATTATCTTGAATACGGAGTCATGCTAAGGGGTCCTATATTTATTAACGGTGAGTTGATCAATCTCGGTGAGAATGGATATGTGACCGAAGGCTGGATCAGCTGGAGCGGAAACAAGTACTACAATCTCAAGGGTGGAGTTTCCGCCACAGGCTGGCAGGAGATCGACGGAAAACAGTATTATTTTGATGCTTATGGTGTACTCCTTACAGATACTGTTATTGATGGTATTACCCTGGGAGCTGATGGTTCAGCTGTAATTGAATAA
- a CDS encoding DUF6472 family protein, with protein sequence MNKKKKGNFTSCESCVNNVYDDELECYSCEVNLDEDEMYRLFNEPHYACPYYRLDDEYAVVRKQN encoded by the coding sequence ATGAACAAAAAGAAAAAAGGCAACTTCACTTCATGCGAAAGCTGCGTAAACAATGTATATGATGACGAACTTGAATGCTATTCATGTGAAGTCAATTTAGACGAAGATGAGATGTACAGGCTTTTTAATGAACCGCATTATGCCTGCCCTTATTACAGGCTCGATGATGAATATGCTGTAGTAAGAAAACAAAACTGA
- a CDS encoding MarR family transcriptional regulator — translation MDNEIRTGCIMQFYEIYPLSRKLVFDTFDQKKYHVTRTQQIVLLSLSVCGQMNMSQLASKINTSNEQATRAVAQLVDMGFIERNHQPDNRRVVNISLTEKAESFLIKMKADIREDLLDLFSNVSDEDMKKLYNALIQVNEVLRQVMDI, via the coding sequence ATGGACAATGAGATAAGAACAGGCTGCATAATGCAGTTTTACGAGATATATCCCCTAAGCCGTAAACTGGTATTTGATACCTTTGACCAGAAGAAGTACCATGTTACGCGTACACAGCAGATAGTACTGCTTTCTCTATCAGTATGCGGACAGATGAATATGTCTCAGCTGGCATCAAAAATAAATACTTCTAATGAACAAGCTACCCGAGCAGTAGCACAGTTGGTGGATATGGGATTTATTGAAAGAAATCATCAGCCTGATAACAGACGTGTTGTCAATATCTCCCTTACAGAAAAAGCTGAAAGCTTTCTTATCAAGATGAAAGCTGATATACGTGAAGATCTGCTTGATCTGTTTTCAAATGTATCTGATGAGGATATGAAAAAACTATACAATGCACTGATACAGGTCAACGAGGTACTCAGACAGGTGATGGATATATGA
- a CDS encoding vWA domain-containing protein, which translates to MKENTKKITAMVLSLIMAIGMMTGCGGKDSSGSKKGEMIVGDNREQNISNNGQQNLDDADGLEWHYSEEAISDMDINTEEYNYYAENSYLSVAEHPLSTFSTDVDTASFTNIRRMIENNQNIDPNAVRTEEFINYFKYNYEYPDGDDKIAITTELSDCPWNADAKLMQIGLQAKDIDVQDIDSNIVFLIDVSGSMADENKLPLVVQAFAMLAENLGENDRISIVTYAGRDTIELEGESGANYETIASTLAGLTAGGSTAGAAGINTAYELAEKYFIKGGNNRVILATDGDLNVGLSSEEELKALIEEKRDKGVFLSVLGFGMGNYKDNRLEALADNGNGNYAYIDSVDEAERVLVTEMNGTMFTVAKDAKIQVEFNPTNVAYYKLVGYENRLLEDQDFEDDTKDAGDVGANQQVTALYELILNDGKADGDDSKRTLKYQDDVEYPAPEKIDEKDLDKELLTVSVRYKEKDENESKLIDKAVKLASYVNKEEMSENMKLACAATMFAKTLGNSETKFTMNDIRNYAKGLKLDAEELLKLIALYEDNYQAPVEIIE; encoded by the coding sequence ATGAAAGAGAATACTAAAAAGATAACAGCGATGGTACTTTCGCTTATAATGGCAATCGGAATGATGACTGGCTGCGGCGGCAAAGATTCATCAGGCAGTAAAAAAGGTGAAATGATCGTCGGTGATAACAGAGAACAAAATATATCCAACAATGGACAACAGAATCTCGATGACGCTGATGGCTTAGAGTGGCATTACAGCGAAGAAGCGATCTCAGATATGGATATAAATACCGAGGAATACAACTACTATGCGGAAAACTCTTACCTGAGTGTTGCTGAACATCCGCTTTCCACATTTTCCACTGATGTAGATACAGCTTCATTCACCAATATAAGACGCATGATAGAGAATAATCAGAATATTGACCCCAATGCAGTAAGAACAGAGGAATTCATAAACTACTTTAAATACAACTACGAATATCCCGATGGAGATGATAAGATCGCCATAACAACGGAGCTTTCTGATTGTCCATGGAATGCTGATGCAAAGCTTATGCAGATAGGCTTGCAGGCAAAGGATATAGATGTACAGGATATTGATTCTAACATCGTATTCCTGATAGACGTCAGCGGATCAATGGCAGACGAAAACAAACTTCCTTTGGTAGTTCAGGCGTTCGCAATGCTGGCAGAGAACCTCGGAGAAAATGACAGGATATCAATAGTGACTTACGCAGGCAGAGATACGATAGAGCTGGAGGGCGAAAGCGGTGCGAACTATGAAACTATCGCCTCCACCCTTGCAGGACTGACAGCAGGCGGTTCGACCGCAGGTGCAGCAGGTATCAACACTGCTTATGAACTTGCCGAAAAATACTTTATTAAAGGCGGAAACAACAGAGTCATACTAGCCACCGACGGTGACCTGAATGTTGGTCTTTCCTCTGAAGAGGAACTGAAGGCTCTTATCGAAGAAAAGCGTGACAAAGGCGTATTCCTCTCGGTACTGGGATTCGGCATGGGCAACTATAAGGATAACAGGCTTGAAGCACTTGCAGACAACGGCAACGGCAACTACGCTTATATAGACAGCGTCGATGAAGCTGAGAGAGTACTTGTAACCGAGATGAACGGAACAATGTTCACAGTAGCAAAGGATGCAAAGATACAGGTGGAATTCAACCCAACTAATGTTGCTTATTATAAGCTTGTTGGCTATGAGAACAGACTACTGGAAGATCAGGATTTTGAGGACGATACCAAAGATGCCGGTGATGTCGGTGCAAACCAGCAGGTAACAGCACTGTATGAGCTTATACTGAACGACGGCAAGGCTGACGGCGATGACAGCAAACGTACACTTAAATATCAGGATGATGTTGAGTATCCCGCTCCCGAAAAAATAGACGAGAAGGATCTTGACAAAGAGCTGCTTACAGTATCTGTAAGATACAAGGAGAAAGATGAGAACGAAAGCAAACTGATAGACAAGGCTGTTAAACTTGCAAGCTATGTAAATAAAGAAGAGATGAGCGAGAACATGAAACTCGCTTGCGCTGCAACAATGTTTGCAAAAACACTTGGTAACTCTGAAACAAAGTTCACTATGAACGATATAAGAAACTACGCTAAAGGTCTTAAGCTTGATGCCGAAGAACTTCTCAAGCTGATCGCACTGTATGAAGACAACTATCAGGCTCCTGTGGAAATCATTGAATGA
- a CDS encoding RNA polymerase sigma factor yields MIDLTDKEFDLCIQRILGKDKNGLKDIYACYGKLIYQQMLAVVKSPQDAEDLTSDMFLRLWETAAQYRSGTGHKRYITVMARNMAIDFLRKRKHEEYTIDDEGIYTEEQADPEAPTDVQVESGIAFRQALEILNEAEREIINLRAGLDMTFKEISETLGIPLGTVAWKYRQALNKLKKTVKEGSIYG; encoded by the coding sequence ATGATAGATTTGACCGATAAGGAGTTTGACCTTTGTATCCAACGGATACTCGGTAAAGACAAAAACGGTCTTAAAGACATCTACGCCTGTTATGGCAAGCTGATATATCAGCAGATGCTGGCAGTAGTCAAAAGTCCTCAGGACGCTGAGGATCTGACAAGCGATATGTTTTTAAGATTATGGGAGACAGCGGCGCAGTACCGTTCCGGAACGGGACACAAGCGCTACATAACGGTAATGGCTAGAAATATGGCTATCGACTTCCTTAGAAAGAGAAAACACGAAGAATACACGATAGACGATGAAGGCATATACACTGAGGAACAGGCAGACCCCGAAGCCCCAACAGATGTTCAGGTGGAAAGCGGTATTGCATTCAGGCAGGCGCTGGAAATACTGAATGAAGCAGAAAGAGAGATCATCAACCTCCGCGCAGGTCTTGATATGACCTTTAAGGAGATAAGCGAAACGCTGGGCATACCTCTCGGCACTGTTGCATGGAAATACAGACAGGCTTTGAACAAGCTGAAAAAAACAGTAAAGGAGGGCAGTATTTATGGCTAA
- the rnhA gene encoding ribonuclease HI, whose translation MKKIEIFTDGACSGNPGPGGYGTILRFRDINKELYGGDPKTTNNRMEMTAVIKGLQALKEPCEVTLYSDSKYVIDAITKGWAVGWKKRGWVKADKKPALNSDLWQIILDLLDVHKVEFVWVKGHAGHTENERCDELAVKGSQEARSIGAAFDKVVEN comes from the coding sequence ATGAAAAAAATAGAGATATTCACAGATGGTGCCTGTTCGGGTAATCCGGGTCCCGGGGGATACGGCACTATTCTTCGTTTTAGGGATATAAACAAGGAACTCTATGGCGGTGATCCAAAAACTACAAATAACCGTATGGAGATGACTGCTGTCATCAAGGGTCTGCAGGCGCTGAAAGAGCCTTGTGAGGTAACGCTTTACAGCGATTCAAAGTACGTCATAGACGCCATAACAAAAGGCTGGGCTGTGGGCTGGAAAAAGCGCGGCTGGGTCAAGGCTGATAAGAAACCGGCTCTGAACAGTGATCTGTGGCAGATAATACTTGATCTTCTTGATGTTCATAAGGTTGAGTTTGTATGGGTGAAAGGTCACGCAGGTCATACCGAGAACGAACGCTGCGATGAGCTGGCTGTAAAAGGTTCGCAGGAAGCCAGATCTATCGGCGCGGCTTTTGATAAAGTCGTGGAAAACTGA
- the nifS gene encoding cysteine desulfurase NifS: MEKRFVYADNAATTNVSDNALNAMLPYLKEQYGNPSSIYSLGMDAAKGVLNARKQVAEALGAARPSEIYFTSGGSEADNLAIKSASEFGAKNGKRHIITTNIEHHAVLNTCEYLEKHGFEVTYLHADSDGIISPDLVEKAIRDDTAVVSVMAVNNEIGSIQPINEIGEICRSKGVLFHTDAVQATGQIHYDLQNMKIDMLSLSGHKFHAPKGVGALYVRSGIPIESLIHGGAQERGKRAGTENVAGIVAMGAAITDAVEFIDERNIRLAKMRDRLIDGILSEIPYSRLNGGRKHRSSGNVNVSFRGIEGESLILALDIRGIAASSGSACASGSIDPSHVLTAIGLDAELAKGSLRLTLGDGNTEDDIDYILEVLPETIKRLRSMSPMWQRICREEGITDYTVI, translated from the coding sequence ATGGAAAAACGCTTTGTTTACGCTGATAATGCGGCAACTACCAATGTATCTGATAATGCATTGAATGCTATGCTTCCGTATCTTAAAGAACAGTACGGGAATCCCTCAAGTATTTATTCACTTGGAATGGATGCTGCCAAGGGCGTGCTTAATGCTAGAAAACAGGTGGCTGAAGCCCTTGGCGCTGCCCGTCCTTCGGAGATATATTTTACCTCAGGAGGTTCTGAGGCTGACAATCTTGCTATAAAAAGTGCTTCAGAATTCGGCGCAAAAAACGGCAAGCGACATATCATCACCACAAATATTGAGCATCATGCTGTACTTAATACCTGTGAATATCTTGAAAAACATGGTTTTGAGGTAACGTATCTCCACGCTGACAGTGATGGTATCATCTCACCGGATCTGGTCGAAAAAGCGATTCGTGATGACACTGCTGTCGTTTCTGTTATGGCTGTCAATAACGAGATAGGCAGTATCCAGCCCATAAATGAAATAGGTGAGATATGCCGCAGCAAGGGCGTGCTTTTCCATACGGATGCTGTTCAGGCGACCGGGCAGATTCACTATGACCTTCAGAATATGAAAATTGATATGCTTTCTCTTTCAGGTCATAAATTCCACGCGCCTAAAGGAGTCGGAGCACTTTACGTCAGAAGCGGTATACCGATTGAAAGTCTGATCCACGGTGGTGCACAGGAGCGTGGAAAGCGTGCCGGCACTGAAAACGTTGCAGGTATTGTTGCCATGGGTGCTGCAATAACCGATGCTGTAGAGTTTATAGATGAACGCAATATCCGTCTTGCGAAAATGCGTGACAGGCTTATTGATGGTATACTTTCCGAGATACCTTATTCTCGTCTGAACGGTGGAAGAAAACACAGAAGCTCGGGTAATGTTAATGTCTCTTTCCGTGGCATAGAGGGCGAGAGCCTTATACTTGCGCTTGATATCCGCGGTATAGCAGCATCTTCGGGATCTGCTTGTGCAAGTGGTTCTATAGATCCCTCTCATGTCCTTACAGCGATAGGGCTTGATGCCGAACTTGCAAAGGGTTCGCTAAGGCTGACACTCGGTGACGGCAACACCGAGGATGATATCGACTATATCCTTGAAGTTCTTCCCGAGACTATTAAACGTCTGCGAAGTATGTCACCCATGTGGCAGAGGATATGCAGAGAAGAGGGAATAACTGACTATACTGTAATATAA
- the mnmA gene encoding tRNA 2-thiouridine(34) synthase MnmA produces MAIKKVLAAMSGGVDSSTAVKLLLDAGYEVAGATMHLYNNEDIGIREKSCCSLNDVEDARLVALKLGIDFHVFNFSDEFKTCVMDNFVDTYLAGGTPNPCIECNKHLKFGRFLDRARMLGFDYIATGHYVTSHYDDASGRWLLKRSADSSKDQSYVLYGMTQDQLAHTIFPVGEMSKPEIRAIAEENGLINAHKRDSQDICFIPDGDYASFITERAGEQPEGDIVLSDGTVLGRHKGLIHYTIGQRRGVGVSYSEPLFVTAKDMVSNRLIMGTAEQVCSKRLSAHDVNFITFEKLTAPLRCTAQTRYHQKDVPCTVFPTGENTVEVEFDTPHKAVSKGQSVVFYDGEYVIGGGTISGTEV; encoded by the coding sequence ATGGCTATAAAAAAAGTACTGGCTGCTATGAGCGGCGGTGTTGACAGTTCGACTGCTGTCAAGCTTCTGCTCGATGCGGGTTATGAAGTAGCAGGTGCCACGATGCACCTTTATAATAATGAGGATATCGGTATCCGTGAAAAATCATGCTGTTCTCTCAATGATGTTGAGGATGCACGTCTTGTAGCATTGAAACTCGGTATAGATTTTCATGTGTTCAATTTTTCAGATGAATTCAAGACCTGCGTTATGGATAATTTCGTAGATACTTATCTCGCAGGAGGAACACCGAATCCATGTATAGAATGCAATAAGCATCTGAAATTTGGCAGATTTCTCGATAGGGCGAGAATGCTTGGATTTGATTATATAGCTACGGGTCATTACGTAACTTCTCACTATGATGATGCAAGCGGAAGATGGCTGCTTAAACGTTCTGCTGACAGTTCAAAGGATCAAAGCTATGTACTTTACGGCATGACTCAGGATCAGCTGGCTCACACGATATTTCCTGTGGGAGAAATGAGCAAACCGGAGATTCGAGCAATCGCTGAAGAGAACGGTCTGATAAACGCCCATAAGCGTGATTCTCAGGATATCTGCTTTATACCAGACGGTGACTATGCAAGCTTTATAACCGAGAGGGCAGGGGAGCAGCCCGAGGGTGATATCGTGCTTTCCGACGGTACTGTACTGGGCAGGCACAAAGGGCTTATCCACTATACTATCGGTCAGCGCCGCGGTGTGGGGGTTTCTTACAGCGAACCCCTTTTTGTTACCGCAAAGGACATGGTATCGAACCGCCTAATTATGGGTACAGCAGAACAGGTCTGCTCAAAAAGGCTTTCCGCACATGATGTTAACTTTATCACTTTTGAAAAGCTGACCGCACCACTGCGCTGCACCGCCCAGACGAGATATCATCAGAAGGATGTACCCTGCACAGTTTTCCCAACAGGCGAAAATACAGTCGAGGTCGAATTCGATACGCCGCATAAGGCAGTATCAAAAGGACAGTCGGTGGTATTCTACGACGGCGAATATGTCATCGGCGGCGGAACTATCAGCGGTACGGAAGTATGA
- the trpA gene encoding tryptophan synthase subunit alpha, whose amino-acid sequence MKNRIDACFEDLKAQGKKALVTFITAGDPDLATTEKLVLEMFDKGSDIVEIGVPFSDPIAEGGTIQRASLRSLKHNTNLDQIFELVSRLRDNTDKPILLMMYLNTVFRYGTEKFFNNCKNVQIDGVIIPDMPFEERDEVKEYSEKTGVRSIYLVAPTSKERVKMIAEESKGFLYIVSSLGVTGTRNEISTNFNELLAPLKEGNYCPACIGFGISNGEQAKKMASYCDGCIIGSAIVNIVEKYGADSVEPVGEFVASVREALDSNS is encoded by the coding sequence ATGAAAAATAGGATAGATGCTTGCTTTGAAGACCTCAAAGCTCAGGGTAAAAAGGCACTTGTAACTTTCATAACGGCGGGCGACCCAGACCTTGCCACCACAGAAAAGCTTGTACTTGAAATGTTCGATAAAGGCAGTGATATCGTTGAGATAGGCGTACCTTTCTCCGATCCCATAGCTGAGGGCGGCACGATCCAGCGTGCTTCACTGAGATCGTTGAAACACAACACCAACCTCGACCAGATATTCGAACTTGTAAGCAGGCTCCGCGACAATACGGACAAGCCCATACTGCTTATGATGTACCTGAACACAGTTTTCCGTTACGGTACAGAGAAGTTCTTCAACAACTGCAAGAACGTTCAGATAGACGGTGTTATCATACCCGATATGCCTTTCGAGGAGCGTGACGAAGTCAAGGAATACTCCGAAAAGACAGGAGTAAGAAGCATTTATCTTGTCGCACCCACATCAAAAGAGCGCGTAAAGATGATAGCTGAGGAAAGCAAGGGCTTCCTTTATATAGTATCATCTCTGGGAGTAACCGGCACACGTAATGAGATAAGTACTAACTTTAACGAGCTGCTGGCTCCTCTCAAAGAAGGCAATTACTGCCCTGCCTGCATAGGTTTTGGTATATCCAACGGCGAACAGGCAAAGAAAATGGCATCCTACTGTGACGGCTGTATCATCGGTTCGGCGATAGTTAATATCGTGGAAAAATATGGCGCAGACAGCGTTGAGCCTGTTGGTGAATTTGTTGCAAGCGTAAGAGAAGCGCTTGACTCTAATTCATAA
- the trpB gene encoding tryptophan synthase subunit beta: MDKIGRFGDFGGQYIPETVMTAVHELEAAYDKYKDDPEFNRELRELYRDYANRPSMLYYAEKMTKDLGGAKVYIKREDLNHTGAHKINNVLGQLLLAKKMGKKRIIAETGAGQHGVATATVCALMGLECEVYMGSTDMERQSLNVYRMNLLGAKVTGVDSGTATLKDAINEAFRDWCSNIDTTFYCIGSVMGPHPYPTMVRDFQKIISEEIKAQMLEKEGRLPDAVVACVGGGSNAMGAFYDFIGDKGVRLIGAEAAGRGVDTPEHAATIAKGDLGIFHGMKSLFLQNEYGQIDEVYSISAGLDYPGIGPEHAYLHSIGRADYYSITDEEAVQAFEYLSKTEGVIPAIESAHAVAAAMKIIPQMSKDQIVVINLSGRGDKDVYSIARYRGVELDEK; this comes from the coding sequence ATGGATAAGATAGGACGCTTCGGCGATTTCGGCGGACAGTATATCCCCGAAACAGTCATGACTGCAGTACATGAACTGGAAGCCGCTTACGACAAATACAAGGACGACCCTGAGTTCAACAGGGAGCTGCGCGAGCTTTACCGCGATTACGCAAACAGACCATCAATGCTTTATTACGCTGAGAAGATGACAAAAGATCTCGGCGGCGCTAAGGTGTATATCAAGAGAGAGGATCTCAACCACACAGGTGCCCACAAGATAAACAATGTTCTGGGTCAGCTGCTGCTGGCAAAGAAGATGGGAAAAAAGCGTATCATCGCCGAAACAGGTGCAGGTCAGCACGGCGTTGCTACCGCTACCGTATGCGCACTGATGGGTCTTGAATGTGAAGTATATATGGGCTCAACCGATATGGAAAGACAGTCCCTGAACGTTTACAGAATGAACCTGTTGGGTGCTAAGGTGACAGGCGTTGACAGCGGTACGGCAACTCTGAAAGACGCTATAAACGAAGCTTTCCGCGACTGGTGTTCAAACATCGACACCACATTCTACTGCATAGGTTCCGTTATGGGACCTCACCCCTACCCCACAATGGTGCGCGATTTCCAGAAGATAATCAGCGAGGAGATAAAGGCACAGATGCTTGAAAAAGAGGGCAGGCTTCCCGATGCAGTTGTAGCCTGCGTAGGCGGCGGTTCAAACGCTATGGGTGCTTTCTATGATTTCATCGGCGATAAGGGCGTAAGACTTATCGGTGCTGAGGCCGCAGGCAGAGGAGTTGATACACCCGAACACGCGGCTACCATCGCAAAGGGCGACCTTGGTATATTCCACGGTATGAAGTCACTGTTCTTACAGAATGAGTACGGACAGATAGATGAAGTATATTCTATCTCGGCTGGACTTGACTACCCCGGTATAGGCCCCGAACACGCTTATCTGCATTCAATCGGCAGAGCTGATTATTACAGCATAACCGATGAGGAAGCTGTACAGGCTTTTGAATACCTCTCAAAGACCGAGGGCGTTATCCCTGCGATAGAATCAGCCCACGCTGTTGCGGCAGCTATGAAGATCATCCCCCAGATGAGCAAAGATCAGATAGTAGTTATAAACCTGTCGGGCAGAGGAGATAAGGACGTTTATTCAATAGCAAGATACAGAGGAGTTGAGTTAGATGAAAAATAG
- a CDS encoding chorismate mutase → MMIPKDTKVYDHIPDDTEMIRNDTKKCNDIGEVRKDIDRIDDMIVKLIAERGQYVKQAAGFKKNSDDVKAPDRVEKVIAGVRAKAELYGADPDITEAVYRTMINCFIGDETIEFNSKKEV, encoded by the coding sequence ATGATGATACCAAAGGATACGAAAGTATACGACCACATACCGGACGACACAGAGATGATACGAAACGATACCAAAAAATGCAATGACATCGGCGAGGTACGAAAAGACATCGACCGCATCGATGATATGATAGTGAAGCTGATAGCCGAGCGTGGACAGTATGTAAAGCAGGCGGCAGGCTTCAAAAAGAACAGCGATGATGTGAAAGCTCCCGACAGAGTTGAAAAGGTCATCGCAGGCGTTCGTGCAAAGGCAGAGTTATACGGAGCCGATCCCGATATAACAGAAGCGGTATACCGTACTATGATAAACTGCTTCATCGGCGATGAAACAATAGAGTTCAACAGTAAGAAAGAGGTATGA